TGCAGCGGCGCGAGTACTCGGggccgacgacctcctccGGCATGTGCCTGTAgatgccctcgacgatgccgatgcgCAGCGCCTGGCCGATCTACGCGTGCGtcagcctctctctctttctctctctctctctctcttgctttCTCTGCGTATGCAATGCAAAGAAGGTCTTTTGTGTGTCCGCGGGGGTTCAAAGGGTCACACTCACATGTTGATACGCCGCCAGCCTCATGTCCAAACACTGGAAATACacggccgccagcgccagaGCCTGGATCGAGAGGATCGAGTCCGGGTTCAGCCCGGACAGGTCCGGCAgcaacgccatcgcccgcGCGGCGTACTGGGCCCCCGGGGGCGCCGCGGCGtgcgggccgccgccgctcacCACGAAGGCCTTGCCGAAGGCCAGGATGAGCAGGTATTGAGCGTACCACagccgcgaggaggccgccttggccgccgggTCCTCGTACAGCTCGCGCATCTCGCGCAGGAAGGacggctcgtcgacgaggtagaagacggcgccgaggtagAACTTGGCCGTGTTGAAGAGGAACATGGCGTAATCCAGCGGCGGGAGGTTGGAGGTGTCGGGGGCCTCGGAGGCGCCGAGCGGCGTCCAGTGCATCCTGAAGGCGCCCTCGTGCGGGAGGTGCCACGGGTCCGGGGCGGCCTCCGGGATGCGTTTcccgaggagggcgaggacgcgcCGGCAGAAGgaccacgacgacgtcgggcCCATGTACCCTGGAAGATGGAAAATCAGCAAACGTGGTTGGTTCCCCCGTCGACATGAAGGGGTcaaggggggaagagggggaagggggggggggaggaagctGAGGTGGGTTTTCCAACTCACAGTACCGTTCGCCGACTTTTGCAAACGTGTAGTCGTTGTCCACCAAGGGGTTCTGCCGGAACCCGGGCCCGAAGTCGCTCTGCTCCCCGAGGGCCGACGGGGCGTCTTCCACCTCCGTGTCGGGTTCGGAGGCCGCGGGGCCCCCCAGACGCGGACTGTCTGTAGGACGCGGTGTAAGTCATCAAAAAACGAACGTCTTGTCTCATGCAGAGAGATGACTGAGATGCTGGTAGAGCAGGCAGCGTACCGTTACTCGGGGTCTCCAGTTgaccaccggcggcggcggcggcatcctcgcTCGGGCCCAGAGAGGTAGGATGCGGCGTCGCGTATGCATCGGCATACCGGCCCCggacgtcgtcctcggcatcgtcggcgcggctgacggccctcgccgagcggTCCGACGCCTGCTCGCTATTCCGTCTCTGGTTCTGAAGCTCACGGAGGTAACTGTGCGGAGTGGAGTCAGATGGCCATCGTTGGTCCGGCAACTATAGCAAAACTCATGCTCAACACACAACTCTCAACTCACCTCTCCGGCACCGACACCCTCTTGTCCTCGGCCGCAAAGATGCACCGGTGCTTCTTCCTGTCGCAGCGGGCGCACGGCTGTGAGCCGGAGCACTTCACCTTCATCACCCGACATCGTTCGCACCTTTTCGCGGCATGTCAGTCAGATCAGTTCCAATTCACTCCCCCCCTAATTCTCCACGGGATGATCGCAGCCCCCTCGCCGGCTCGTGGCACGCACGCTTTTTGGCATTTCTTGGTCACTTTGTATTGTCCCTGGCTTAGTTGCGGCATGACGGACTGTTCTCGTGGGGCCTACTCAAAGACTTCATGTCGGTCTTCCGCAGCGGTAGGGCAGgtcggagggagggggttggcAGGCAGGTTATCGCGATGGTGTTTGGGTGGCAGcacaggacaggacaggaaCGGCTTGATATGTCGGAGCAGCGTCCCGACAAAGTCTCGATGGGCAGCGCACCCTGCCGTCTTTATTGGAATGGCAGAGTTGGGGAAAAGACCTTTTAGCGTTATGGGGGCGTGCCTTATCACGCCTATCATACCGCCCCCCCGTCTGTGGTCTGGTCTGGGGTAGAATGACTCGCCGCAGGTAACCGGTTATCTTCTGGTGCTGGGACTGGTTGGTTCTGCTGGTTGGTactggtgctgctgctgctgctgctgctggatcTTGTACCCCACAGAATCTCAGTCCAGGGAGACACAGACTCCTCACTGACTATCTCCCTCCCTTGAGTCCTGGACAAGCAGACATGAATCAGTATCATCGCGGGGAAGATCGACAGTGACGGCGACATGGGGGCTCAAGTTGGAGATCCTGGGGTTGATGAGGGAGCACGAGACCACTCGGTTTCTTCGGGGAGCAAGCTTGTAGCAACGTTGTGTACCTGTACCAGCATTGTGCCACGAGACGTGACGGGTTTGTCCATTGTGATttgtccccccctccccctgaAAGTTGCTCCGGCAGACCCGACTATGAAGGGAATATCTCAAGACACGAAAAGGGGACAAAGTGTTGAGAGaagacgacaacaacgacaacaacaataacaagaTAGGAGGGACGAATAAAGAGTCTTTTCTTTATCTGCGGACTCCCATCATGGCCTGATTCCTGGCTCCGTCGATCACAGTTGAGATAGATACCACAATCATGCCTCCTCGGCTCGGCCAAGTCGGCATGACCGAAAGGTTGCGCAATGTCCACGTCGGGTGGCGCATCCGACATTTCCAtgcccatcccatcccatcccgaCAACGCCTCCAAGGTGGGGATCGGGGGCCCATCCGATGCCATACCATGCGAAGCTAGTCACACCAATTACCTGATTCGATGCTATCAGCGAAGAGACGCCTGCGTGACCGGGCAAGTAGCCGACTCTGAAGGATGGTCGATTCATCCATGCTCCATAGAGTCAGGATGACTTCAATCGAGGCAAATGACATGCAGGTCCATCCAGACTGTAATTACCTGAACAACCATGATGAGAATCAGCCCCAAGTTGCTCCGCCTGACAGCACCACAATGGTAGGTTGAGTGACTGCAACACGAGTTGACTGCGCAAAGACTGACCGGTCCGGGGGGTTCAAGGCCGCAGGCAAGCCGTCTTGTTCAGCGAGGCAACTTGTCCGGACCAAGAATGGCTGCAAATAACTCCTCAAACTCGAAAGGAGCAATTGTCGAGAGAGTAGACAACTTTGATGAGATCCAGTCTAAAAGGCCCGAGTTCGATCACTCGGGCACGCCAATTGAAGTCACCCAGTCCCCAGACCCGCGCTGGACTTACGGACAAGGCGTCCGGACCAGGGGCGGCGACTCGGCGGTCCCGTCACACAGGGAGATTGACCCCTACGCGCCAGACCGTCCGATGATCAGTAACTACCGGCTGCTGGTCTCCGGCATCGCACCCCGGCCCGTGGGCTTCCTGAGCACCGTGTCCCGTGACGGGAGGAAGAACCTGGCGCCCTTCAGCTACTTCCAGGTCGTGGACCACGACCCGCCCAcgttcgtcgtcggcttctcgTCGcgcgggagggcggcggccgccggtcCGGAGAAGGACTCGTACCGCAACCTCAGGGACACGGGCGAGTGCGTCATCAACACCGTGTCCGAGGACATgatcgaggccgtcaacgccACCTCCATCGACGCGCCGCCCGGCGTGTCCGAGTGGGACGTCTCTGGCCTCCGCGaggcgcccgccgccaccgtgaggccgtcgagggtCCGCGAGTCCGTCTTCTCgatcgaggccaaggtcgtcgacgtcaaggagctcggcgaccatgcggagggcggcgggaagagcgccgccgccgccgccggtaTGGTCTTGCTCAAGGCCACCAGGTTCTGGGTCAGGGAGGATGCTGCGGACGCTGAGTTCAGCCACATTGAGCTGGATAAGCTGCGCCCTGTtggccagctcggcggcagGTCCTACGGCCGGATCACGTCGACGTTTGAGGTACCTCGTAGACGATGGCAAGACGAGGAGCCACAGAGCGAGTTGCTGCAGGGCTTGAGCAGGGCTCGGCAAGATCAAAAGTAGGTTTAAACGGAGATGTTGACTCGATTGTATAACGAGTTCTGTGTCATGTCGTGAGTGTCTATTACCAGGCACATCCAGTAGAGATGAGGAACTATAATAAGGTCCTTGCCTCCCGCAAGCTGCACTAAAATACAGATCTACTCGGGTTCAATTAGAGGATGAGCCCAGGAACTGTGTAACCTTCGTTGCTAGTTGTTATACACAGTCATCCGCATCGCCTATCAAGCATGCCATGAACTTGTATCAACGGCTTCACACATCAGTCTCGAGTCTACTGCTGTGATAGAAGTGTTTGATAGAATTTTCTCAGTGTTTTTGAGAGTCGTTATTGGATATCTTGGATCT
The DNA window shown above is from Colletotrichum destructivum chromosome 2, complete sequence and carries:
- a CDS encoding uncharacterized protein (Putative zn(2)Cys(6) fungal-type DNA-binding domain, transcription factor domain, fungi), encoding MPQLSQGQYKVTKKCQKACERCRVMKVKCSGSQPCARCDRKKHRCIFAAEDKRVSVPESYLRELQNQRRNSEQASDRSARAVSRADDAEDDVRGRYADAYATPHPTSLGPSEDAAAAAGGQLETPSNDSPRLGGPAASEPDTEVEDAPSALGEQSDFGPGFRQNPLVDNDYTFAKVGERYWYMGPTSSWSFCRRVLALLGKRIPEAAPDPWHLPHEGAFRMHWTPLGASEAPDTSNLPPLDYAMFLFNTAKFYLGAVFYLVDEPSFLREMRELYEDPAAKAASSRLWYAQYLLILAFGKAFVVSGGGPHAAAPPGAQYAARAMALLPDLSGLNPDSILSIQALALAAVYFQCLDMRLAAYQHIGQALRIGIVEGIYRHMPEEVVGPEYSRRCNIVFWVVYTLDREFSALMGAPTSIRDEDITVKLPSKMDGSLDALNMTLHVRLSRLMARILTTVYGVGKEFDGSLVLNTQSILRDLARLSRDLTALLDTHFQGSVSRASRMALRLILSYHHCVVLTTRPLVMCALHMHIEHSDNRHSQTVSLTPPVASLLQSCVDSAQTVLRTLRVLGDEDLLEAFLPFQLEDAFSSAFLLYLIRVISPSLLQDDAWCDNIKCVLDRMIAKGSLVAPLRRLELSQLEHIMSALTPAGEEPPTPPPSTAQQQQQQQHHQQHAQQHVQHGQHHGSHEHGSFLDQMEEAGWDIFDTSGMGGLSPQALLDLAERLDVEDLIQSVDGDGDHR
- a CDS encoding Putative flavin reductase like domain, FMN-binding split barrel — translated: MMRISPKLLRLTAPQWPQASRLVQRGNLSGPRMAANNSSNSKGAIVERVDNFDEIQSKRPEFDHSGTPIEVTQSPDPRWTYGQGVRTRGGDSAVPSHREIDPYAPDRPMISNYRLLVSGIAPRPVGFLSTVSRDGRKNLAPFSYFQVVDHDPPTFVVGFSSRGRAAAAGPEKDSYRNLRDTGECVINTVSEDMIEAVNATSIDAPPGVSEWDVSGLREAPAATVRPSRVRESVFSIEAKVVDVKELGDHAEGGGKSAAAAAGMVLLKATRFWVREDAADAEFSHIELDKLRPVGQLGGRSYGRITSTFEVPRRRWQDEEPQSELLQGLSRARQDQK